The proteins below come from a single Candidatus Chlamydia sanziniae genomic window:
- a CDS encoding protein-disulfide reductase DsbD family protein, which produces MNKIKTHCQNVFIVLLLSLPVLCQSNSVVHARETMQVESSTEAEFLAENSHISGKNPFKVGIKITAPQGSHIYWKNPGELGSPLKISWMLPKGFVVQEEHWPAPKVFEAQGTTFFGYEDSTLIVADILPPKDLQLNQTIELKAHVEWLACGAQCFPGNADLQLFLSYIEEGVPSPDKSREFAQTLLSQPRILKKNQAVRIVREKEGELILNITTQIEKQGSKVWFVPDQAGSPFAYAETTMYPEHGGSAWKLKVKTPLDSWNQQKLEGVLLFTDNNGYPVESLMIRSSVTNRQITSAASGLWNGLTILVMAFLGGLLLNIMPCVLPLITLKVYALIKSAGEHRSSVIANSLGFTLGIVGCFWALAGVASLMKALGHHIGWGFQLQEPMFVAVLIVVFFLFALSSLGLFEMGTVFANLGGKLQTPERKVAENKIVSSFFNGVLATLVTTPCTGPFLGSVLGLVMSLSFVKQLLIFSLMGLGMASPYLVFSVFPKMLSILPKPGNWMSTFKQLTGFMLLGTVTWLVWIFGVETSTTAVVILLAGLWLTGLGAWILGRWGTPVSPKGHRVCASVIFFGFVAGALSVGFVASNYFVSKDTAIMSEEDSWQPFSLERLAELRRQGHPVFVNFTAKWCLTCQMNKPILYGNAVQQMFKDKGVVTLEADWTRKDPGITQELARLGRASVPSYVYYPADQATPIILPEKITQDFLQNLLASQIVS; this is translated from the coding sequence TTGAATAAGATCAAAACACATTGTCAAAATGTATTTATAGTGCTCCTTCTTTCTCTTCCTGTGTTATGTCAAAGTAACTCAGTAGTTCATGCCCGAGAAACTATGCAAGTAGAATCCTCGACAGAAGCGGAATTCCTTGCTGAGAATTCGCATATTTCAGGAAAAAATCCTTTTAAAGTGGGAATTAAAATTACCGCTCCTCAAGGTAGTCACATCTATTGGAAAAACCCCGGAGAGCTGGGGAGCCCTTTAAAGATTTCATGGATGTTACCTAAAGGCTTTGTAGTTCAGGAAGAACATTGGCCCGCGCCTAAGGTATTTGAAGCACAGGGAACCACATTCTTTGGCTACGAAGATTCTACCCTGATTGTTGCGGATATTCTTCCTCCTAAGGATTTACAGCTCAATCAAACGATAGAATTGAAAGCTCATGTGGAATGGTTGGCATGTGGAGCTCAGTGCTTCCCAGGGAATGCAGATTTACAGTTATTCCTCTCCTATATAGAGGAGGGAGTCCCTTCTCCTGACAAAAGTAGGGAATTTGCTCAAACACTGCTTTCTCAACCGCGTATTCTTAAAAAAAACCAGGCAGTGCGCATAGTGCGAGAAAAAGAGGGTGAGCTAATTTTAAATATTACCACACAAATAGAAAAACAAGGGTCAAAAGTTTGGTTTGTTCCTGACCAGGCAGGAAGCCCTTTTGCTTATGCAGAGACTACAATGTATCCTGAGCATGGCGGCTCTGCATGGAAGTTGAAAGTAAAAACACCTCTAGATAGCTGGAATCAACAAAAACTGGAAGGAGTTTTATTATTTACAGATAACAATGGCTATCCTGTGGAATCATTAATGATTCGTAGTTCAGTAACCAATAGGCAGATAACAAGTGCGGCTTCGGGATTATGGAATGGTTTGACGATTCTTGTAATGGCATTTTTGGGTGGTCTTCTCCTCAATATTATGCCATGCGTATTACCTTTAATTACACTTAAAGTGTATGCTTTGATTAAGTCTGCGGGAGAGCATCGCTCTTCAGTGATTGCAAATAGTCTAGGGTTCACCCTTGGTATTGTAGGTTGTTTCTGGGCTTTAGCCGGAGTGGCTTCTTTAATGAAGGCGCTCGGTCATCACATTGGTTGGGGATTTCAATTGCAAGAACCAATGTTTGTTGCTGTCTTAATCGTGGTCTTTTTCCTTTTTGCATTAAGTTCTCTAGGATTATTTGAGATGGGGACTGTCTTTGCTAATCTTGGGGGAAAACTACAGACTCCTGAAAGGAAAGTAGCAGAAAATAAGATAGTCAGTTCTTTCTTTAATGGGGTTTTGGCTACCTTAGTCACCACTCCATGTACAGGACCCTTTTTGGGATCTGTATTGGGATTAGTCATGTCACTTTCTTTTGTTAAGCAATTGTTGATTTTCTCTTTGATGGGATTGGGGATGGCTTCACCTTATTTAGTCTTCTCTGTATTTCCTAAAATGCTTTCTATACTTCCGAAACCAGGAAATTGGATGAGTACATTTAAACAACTGACAGGATTTATGTTATTAGGAACGGTAACCTGGCTTGTATGGATTTTTGGGGTTGAGACCAGTACAACAGCCGTTGTTATTCTACTTGCAGGATTATGGCTTACTGGCCTGGGTGCATGGATCCTAGGGCGTTGGGGAACTCCTGTTTCACCAAAAGGACACAGGGTATGTGCTTCTGTAATATTTTTTGGTTTTGTTGCTGGAGCTTTATCTGTAGGTTTTGTTGCTTCAAATTATTTTGTCTCTAAAGATACGGCTATTATGAGTGAGGAAGATTCATGGCAGCCGTTCTCTTTAGAAAGGCTTGCTGAGTTGCGACGACAGGGCCATCCTGTTTTTGTAAATTTTACTGCCAAATGGTGTTTGACTTGCCAGATGAACAAACCTATTTTATATGGCAATGCTGTGCAACAAATGTTTAAAGACAAAGGTGTAGTTACGTTGGAAGCAGATTGGACACGTAAGGATCCTGGGATCACTCAAGAACTCGCTCGTTTAGGTAGGGCAAGTGTTCCTTCCTATGTTTATTACCCTGCAGATCAGGCAACGCCGATTATTCTTCCTGAGAAAATCACACAAGATTTTTTACAAAATCTTCTAGCATCTCAAATAGTAAGTTAA